One Halobacterium zhouii genomic region harbors:
- a CDS encoding spore germination protein GerW family protein yields the protein MDEDTSSTFSSIVERLADAGHVDSVYGEPIERGDRTVIPVARVAWGFGGGGGESEREDETAEGEEREQGGSGYGVGGGVSATPVGALELADDDTRFVRYGDRKKFLKAALLAFVVGWLVGRR from the coding sequence ATGGACGAAGACACCAGTAGCACGTTCAGCTCGATCGTCGAGCGCCTCGCGGACGCCGGCCACGTCGACTCGGTGTACGGAGAACCAATCGAACGCGGCGACCGTACCGTGATTCCGGTTGCGCGCGTCGCCTGGGGGTTCGGCGGCGGTGGCGGCGAGAGCGAACGCGAAGACGAGACGGCGGAGGGAGAAGAACGCGAACAGGGCGGCAGCGGCTACGGCGTGGGTGGCGGCGTCTCCGCGACGCCGGTCGGCGCACTCGAACTCGCCGACGACGACACGCGGTTCGTGCGCTACGGCGACAGGAAGAAATTCCTCAAGGCCGCCCTGCTGGCGTTCGTCGTGGGGTGGCTCGTGGGTCGGCGGTAG
- a CDS encoding GNAT family N-acetyltransferase, whose amino-acid sequence MPGPAFTEGDTVSLHPIEEEDYEFIQYGRNHPDVRVPLTDTTIRSSDDVEEMFEDGNDYHFLLCAAERSEDVEDANGEAASSAAGGSEERSSSGEAVSSTDDGDDPEPVGVVAFGWMRDNLKIGSLMYWVAPEHQGNGYVTEGTELFLDYAFRECGLHKANARVNASNGASAAVLENLGFEREGTRRQESIVDGEWDDMHIYGLLADEWLN is encoded by the coding sequence ATGCCAGGACCAGCGTTCACCGAGGGCGACACTGTTTCCCTCCACCCCATCGAGGAGGAGGACTACGAGTTCATCCAGTACGGCCGCAACCACCCCGACGTGCGGGTGCCGTTGACGGACACGACGATCCGGTCGAGCGACGACGTCGAAGAGATGTTCGAGGACGGCAACGACTACCACTTTCTGCTCTGCGCGGCCGAGCGAAGCGAGGACGTGGAAGATGCGAACGGTGAAGCCGCGAGCAGCGCGGCCGGAGGCTCGGAAGAGCGAAGCTCTTCCGGCGAAGCCGTGAGCAGCACTGACGACGGCGACGACCCGGAACCCGTGGGTGTCGTGGCGTTCGGGTGGATGCGCGACAACCTGAAGATTGGCAGTCTGATGTACTGGGTCGCGCCCGAGCACCAGGGCAACGGCTACGTCACGGAGGGGACCGAACTGTTCCTCGATTACGCGTTCCGAGAGTGCGGACTCCACAAGGCGAACGCTCGCGTGAACGCCTCGAACGGCGCGTCCGCAGCGGTGCTGGAGAACCTTGGGTTCGAGCGTGAGGGCACCCGACGGCAGGAGAGCATCGTCGACGGCGAATGGGACGACATGCACATCTACGGCCTGCTCGCCGACGAGTGGCTGAACTGA
- a CDS encoding GNAT family N-acetyltransferase, with amino-acid sequence MPGPAFTEGDTVSLHPIEEEDYEFIQRGRNDPSTRVTLGDTSIRRREDVAELFEEGAEYHFLVCVDEGEAAEGGAPTGESRDPEPVGVVAFGWVRDDVRIGSLMYWIAPEHRREGYVTEGTALLLDYAFAERNFNKVNANVVTSNEASIRTLESLGFEREGHQRRECFVDGEWEDMFTYGLLADEWLDASDS; translated from the coding sequence ATGCCTGGACCAGCGTTCACAGAGGGCGACACTGTTTCCCTCCACCCCATCGAGGAGGAGGATTACGAGTTCATCCAGCGCGGCCGCAACGACCCGAGCACGCGCGTCACGCTCGGAGACACGTCGATCCGTCGGCGCGAGGACGTGGCGGAACTGTTCGAGGAGGGCGCGGAGTACCACTTCCTCGTCTGCGTCGACGAGGGGGAGGCCGCGGAAGGAGGAGCGCCGACCGGAGAGAGCCGCGACCCCGAACCGGTCGGCGTCGTGGCGTTCGGGTGGGTGCGCGACGACGTGCGCATCGGGAGCCTGATGTACTGGATTGCCCCCGAACACCGGCGCGAGGGGTACGTCACGGAAGGGACCGCGCTCTTGCTCGACTACGCGTTCGCGGAGCGCAACTTCAACAAGGTGAACGCCAACGTCGTGACGTCGAACGAGGCGTCAATCAGGACGCTCGAATCACTCGGCTTCGAGCGCGAGGGCCACCAGCGACGGGAGTGTTTCGTGGACGGCGAGTGGGAGGACATGTTCACGTACGGCCTGCTCGCCGACGAGTGGCTGGACGCGTCGGATTCCTGA
- a CDS encoding GNAT family N-acetyltransferase: MPGPVFAAGENVALHTIEEDDLEFIQRGRNHPDIRRPLTDVDPQNGEQIQEYFENGISGDGDGFGFLICRTDDEGSGADSSNDDEADPEPVGAIHIPWIRTKHGSGMLMYWVAPEHQGNGYVTEATRLVLDFAFEERRLAKVYAVVLESNVGSQRVLENLGFEREGVHRKETFVDGERRDNYRYGLLAEEWLDASGA; encoded by the coding sequence ATGCCGGGCCCGGTCTTCGCGGCGGGCGAGAACGTGGCGCTGCACACCATCGAAGAGGACGACCTGGAGTTCATCCAGCGCGGCCGCAACCACCCTGACATCCGCCGTCCGCTCACGGACGTCGACCCGCAGAACGGCGAGCAGATACAGGAGTACTTCGAGAACGGCATCTCGGGCGACGGCGACGGGTTCGGCTTCCTGATCTGTCGAACGGACGACGAAGGGAGTGGTGCCGACAGTTCGAACGACGACGAAGCAGACCCCGAACCAGTCGGTGCCATCCACATTCCGTGGATTCGCACGAAACACGGCTCCGGAATGTTGATGTACTGGGTCGCGCCCGAGCACCAGGGCAACGGCTACGTCACGGAGGCGACGCGACTCGTCCTGGATTTCGCGTTCGAGGAGCGCCGCCTCGCGAAGGTGTACGCCGTCGTCCTGGAGTCCAACGTCGGCTCCCAGCGCGTCCTCGAGAACCTCGGCTTCGAGCGCGAGGGCGTCCACCGGAAGGAGACGTTCGTGGACGGCGAGCGCCGGGACAACTACCGCTACGGCCTGCTCGCCGAGGAGTGGCTGGACGCGTCGGGCGCCTGA
- a CDS encoding GNAT family N-acetyltransferase, with amino-acid sequence MPGPTFAEGDTVTLRTVEEEDLEFVQSARNDPAVRQPLTLNRAANAEQIHEFFENSFSSADSVSLLACADEEPVGMVVLFDEDDVTGTATLAYWLAPDHWGNGYAIEAAGLLCEHAFADRRLNKIRADVIESNDGSRRVLEKLGFQHEGVLREEKFVRGEHVDADRYGLLADEWGGV; translated from the coding sequence ATGCCCGGCCCCACGTTCGCGGAGGGCGACACAGTGACCCTCCGGACCGTCGAGGAGGAGGACCTCGAGTTCGTGCAGTCCGCCCGCAACGACCCGGCGGTGCGTCAGCCGCTCACGCTGAACCGCGCGGCGAACGCCGAACAGATCCACGAGTTCTTCGAGAACTCGTTCTCGAGCGCTGACAGCGTGAGTCTCCTCGCGTGCGCCGACGAGGAACCCGTGGGCATGGTGGTGCTCTTCGACGAGGACGACGTCACCGGCACCGCCACGCTCGCGTACTGGCTCGCGCCCGACCACTGGGGGAACGGCTACGCCATCGAGGCCGCCGGCCTGCTCTGCGAGCACGCGTTCGCGGACCGCCGCCTGAACAAGATCCGCGCGGACGTCATCGAGTCCAACGACGGCTCCCGCCGCGTTCTCGAAAAGCTCGGGTTCCAGCACGAGGGCGTGCTCCGCGAGGAGAAGTTCGTCCGGGGCGAGCACGTCGACGCCGACCGCTACGGCCTGCTCGCCGACGAGTGGGGTGGCGTCTGA